In Methylococcus geothermalis, one genomic interval encodes:
- a CDS encoding glycosyltransferase: MTEKPLKVLHYSPVWLPLTETWLYSQVRHLPASIENHIVCRSVKNLHQFEAPNIHCLKRESPAGYLLHRALFLAGFREGFGFFDKVAARIRPDLVHSHFGNNGWTVHQAVRRLGVPHVVTFYGQDVSRMPAVHPVWRERYREMFADEGTFYLCEGHAMAKALAGLGCPAERIQVQHLGVPVETIRYQPRAWTPGTPLKVLIAASFHERKGIPYALEALARLNREVPVEITVIGDAGASEESREEKRNILEVIERMDLGPVTRMLGFQPHEVFWREAYAHHIFLSPSVTGRDGDTEGGAPVAIIELAASGMPIVSTHHCDIPEIVLDGETGWLAEERDVEGLLDCLRQCLAAASEWDGILGAGRRRIETEYDAAIQGRRLAAIYRQLIGAGW; this comes from the coding sequence ATGACAGAAAAGCCGCTCAAAGTCCTTCATTACTCGCCGGTCTGGCTGCCGCTGACCGAAACCTGGCTGTACAGCCAAGTCCGCCACCTGCCGGCCTCGATCGAAAACCACATCGTCTGCCGCAGCGTCAAGAACCTGCACCAGTTCGAGGCGCCCAACATCCATTGCCTCAAGCGGGAAAGCCCTGCTGGCTATCTGCTGCACCGAGCCCTGTTCCTGGCGGGATTCCGGGAAGGATTCGGCTTTTTCGACAAGGTCGCCGCCCGCATCCGGCCCGACCTCGTCCATTCCCATTTCGGCAACAACGGCTGGACCGTGCACCAGGCCGTGCGGCGCTTAGGCGTGCCCCATGTCGTAACCTTCTATGGCCAGGACGTGTCGCGGATGCCGGCGGTCCATCCCGTCTGGCGAGAGCGCTACCGGGAGATGTTCGCCGACGAGGGGACGTTCTATCTATGCGAGGGCCACGCCATGGCCAAGGCCCTGGCCGGCCTTGGCTGCCCGGCGGAACGCATCCAAGTGCAGCATCTCGGCGTACCGGTGGAGACGATCCGCTACCAGCCCAGGGCCTGGACGCCGGGTACGCCGTTGAAGGTGCTGATCGCCGCGAGCTTCCACGAACGCAAGGGCATTCCCTATGCCCTGGAAGCCCTGGCCCGGCTGAATCGCGAGGTGCCGGTGGAAATCACGGTGATCGGCGATGCCGGCGCCTCGGAGGAAAGCCGGGAGGAAAAGCGGAATATCCTGGAGGTGATCGAGCGGATGGATCTCGGACCGGTCACGCGGATGCTGGGGTTCCAGCCGCACGAGGTGTTCTGGCGCGAAGCCTACGCCCACCACATCTTTCTCTCGCCCAGCGTGACCGGGCGCGACGGCGATACCGAAGGCGGCGCGCCGGTCGCCATCATCGAACTGGCGGCGAGCGGCATGCCCATCGTCAGCACGCACCATTGCGACATCCCCGAAATCGTGCTGGACGGCGAGACTGGCTGGCTGGCCGAGGAGCGCGACGTGGAAGGGCTGCTGGACTGCCTGCGCCAGTGTCTCGCCGCGGCGTCGGAATGGGATGGCATCCTCGGCGCGGGAAGGCGGCGCATCGAGACGGAATATGACGCGGCTATACAAGGGCGGCGTCTGGCGGCGATTTATCGGCAGCTTATTGGCGCGGGATGGTGA
- the ppx gene encoding exopolyphosphatase encodes MYQNPPSGSSAAHASPQGRRSPPELVAAIDLGSNSFHMIVASLRGSELIVVDRLREMVRLAAGLTPARNLSPEAQLRALECLERFGQRVRDMPPGTVRAVGTNTLRAARNAQAFLIMAEQALGHPIEIISGIEEARLTYLGVANSLAANGRRRMVMDIGGGSTEFIIGVDNTPRDKESLRLGCVSMSLAHFGDGKITPKRFRRAVLHAEQELEPIEHVFNRDRWDEAVGSSGTLRVVQRIIQAAGWSRDGITAEGLNRVADAMLAAGHVDRLTLPELSPERRPIIVGGVAIVHAAFNVLRIPLMKVADGALREGLLYDLLGRLFDDDVRSRSVSALAARYHVDAAHAGRVRDTARHLLEQWPWTGTIDRDVARLWLDWAAELHEIGLDIAHSQYQKHGAYIAANADLAGFSRHEQNILAALIRAHRRKFQAKLFRELPAPWNEAGTALAVILRLAVVLNRSRHNVPPDTTLERRGNAIALRFPEGWLNDHPLTIADLEQEAEYLRGAGLALNFS; translated from the coding sequence TTGTATCAGAACCCACCGTCCGGCTCCTCCGCGGCGCATGCCAGCCCGCAAGGCCGCCGAAGCCCGCCGGAACTCGTCGCCGCCATCGACCTCGGCTCCAACAGCTTCCACATGATCGTCGCCAGCCTTCGCGGCAGCGAGCTGATCGTGGTCGACCGCCTGCGCGAAATGGTCCGGCTGGCCGCCGGCCTCACGCCGGCGCGCAATCTGAGTCCGGAAGCCCAGCTGCGCGCGCTGGAATGCCTGGAACGCTTCGGCCAGCGGGTACGCGACATGCCGCCCGGCACCGTCCGCGCCGTGGGCACCAATACGCTCCGGGCCGCCCGCAACGCCCAGGCATTCCTCATCATGGCGGAACAGGCCCTGGGCCATCCGATCGAGATCATTTCCGGCATCGAGGAAGCCCGGCTGACCTATCTGGGCGTCGCCAACAGCTTGGCCGCCAACGGCCGGCGCCGAATGGTCATGGACATCGGCGGCGGCAGCACCGAATTCATCATCGGCGTGGACAACACCCCGCGCGACAAGGAAAGCCTGCGCCTGGGCTGCGTCTCCATGAGCCTCGCCCATTTCGGAGACGGCAAGATCACGCCCAAGCGCTTCCGGCGCGCGGTCCTCCACGCCGAACAGGAACTCGAACCGATCGAGCATGTCTTCAACCGCGACCGCTGGGACGAAGCGGTCGGCTCGTCCGGCACCCTGCGCGTGGTCCAGCGCATCATCCAGGCCGCGGGCTGGAGCCGGGACGGCATCACCGCGGAAGGACTGAACCGCGTGGCGGATGCGATGCTTGCGGCAGGTCACGTCGACCGCCTGACGCTTCCCGAACTCAGCCCGGAGCGCCGGCCCATCATCGTTGGCGGGGTGGCAATCGTCCATGCCGCCTTCAACGTGCTGCGCATCCCCCTCATGAAAGTCGCGGACGGCGCCCTGCGCGAGGGGCTGCTGTACGATCTGCTGGGCCGTCTGTTCGACGACGACGTCCGCAGCCGCAGCGTATCGGCCCTGGCTGCGCGCTACCACGTCGACGCCGCCCATGCCGGCCGGGTGCGCGACACCGCCCGCCATCTGTTGGAACAATGGCCCTGGACCGGCACCATCGACCGCGATGTCGCCCGGCTCTGGCTGGACTGGGCGGCGGAACTGCATGAAATCGGCCTCGACATCGCCCACAGCCAATACCAGAAACACGGCGCCTACATCGCCGCCAACGCCGATCTGGCGGGATTCTCACGCCACGAGCAGAACATCCTGGCCGCGCTGATCCGCGCCCACCGGCGAAAGTTCCAGGCCAAGCTGTTCCGCGAGCTACCCGCGCCCTGGAACGAGGCCGGAACAGCCCTCGCGGTGATACTGCGGCTCGCCGTGGTCCTCAACCGCAGCCGCCACAACGTCCCGCCGGACACGACGCTGGAGCGCCGCGGCAATGCGATCGCCTTGCGCTTTCCCGAAGGCTGGCTCAACGACCACCCCCTCACCATCGCCGACCTGGAACAGGAAGCCGAATACCTGCGGGGAGCGGGCCTAGCGCTGAATTTCTCCTGA